In Pyricularia oryzae 70-15 chromosome 2, whole genome shotgun sequence, one genomic interval encodes:
- a CDS encoding mitochondrial import inner membrane translocase subunit TIM8 → MTWVYRKKLRCNKLLGKEHHLSIDQRNASQLKPHKTTYATTMDASDVEKLQPKDKAELLQFVNNEQQRTKVQSQTHNLTEVCWKKCVTSIKGNGLEKSEEQCLASCVDRFLDVNLATMQHLSTLRR, encoded by the exons ATGACCTGGGTCTATCGCAAAAAGTTGCGCTGTAATAAGCTACTTGGAAAGGAACATCATCTGTCAATCGACCAGCGAAACGCAAGCCAACTCAAACCCCATAAAACTACATACGCCACCACAATGGACGCCTCCGACGTTGAAAAGCTACAGCCCAAGGACAAGGCCGAGCTCCTCCAGTTCGTCAACAACGAGCAACAGAGGACCAAAGTCCAGAGCC aaacacacaACCTCACCGAAGTTTGCTGGAAAAAGTGCGTGACTTCTATCAAGGGCAACGGCCTGGAGAAGAGCGAGGAGCAGTGCCTGGCCAGCTGCGTCGACCGGTTCTTGGACGTGAACCTGGCGACGATGCAGCATCTCAGCACCCTCCGAAGGTAG
- a CDS encoding 60S ribosomal protein L23a — MAPKDAKKGGASKAPKGSKQAQAASKAALKGVHAHKRVKARYTTSFHRPKTLQLSRAPKYPRKSVPHLPRLDEHKIIVHPLNTESAMKKIEENNTLVFIVDIKANKAQIKQALKKLYDLDVLKINTLIRPDGQKKAYVRLTPDVDALDIAATKLALV, encoded by the exons ATGGCCCCTAAGGACGCAAAGAAAG GCGGTGCCTCCAAGGCGCCCAAGGGCTCCAAGCAGGCCCAGGCTGCTTCTAAGGCTGCCCTCAAGGGT GTGCACGCCCACAAGAGGGTCAAGGCCCGCTACACCACCAGCTTCCACCGTCCCAAGACCCTGCAGCTGTCGAGGGCCCCCAAGTACCCCCGCAAGTCGGTCCCTCACCTGCCGCGCCTCGACGAGCACAAGATAATCGTCCACCCGCTCAACACCGAGAGCGCCATGAAGAAGATTGAGGAGAACAACACCCTGGTCTTCATCGTCGACATCAAGGCCAACAAGGCCCAGATCAAGCAGGCCCTGAAGAAGCTTTACGATCTGGACGTACTCAAGATCAACACCCTCATCCG CCCCGACGGCCAGAAGAAGGCTTACGTCCGCCTGACCCCTGACGTCGATGCTCTGGACATTGCTGCTACCAAGCTGGCTCTTGTCTAA